Proteins co-encoded in one Streptomyces roseochromogenus subsp. oscitans DS 12.976 genomic window:
- a CDS encoding acyl-CoA reductase: MTTSVDHPVLHLWQGEFVDDAEAGRRLAGLPELAGQVLGRPLPTDVVLGACAAVSRSLADPASALYGRLAGQLPAAEAPAVLAELASALTREALERKLRRELGGLRPERLTRPDARETVYEAWAPVGLLVHIAPGNAAAVAPLSVVEGLLAGNLNVLKTSSSDSALALDVLAALGAADPSGLIAERVVALRFSSARRAWLEAVCGPADAIAVWGGEDAVRAAGELAQPGCRLVEWGHRISFAYLTRRASSEDGVLDALAEDVCRYEQQACSSPQVVYLDTDDTGELFAFAGRFAERLAKVSDGHQAPAPDPAEQAEITTVQQLARLEQHLGLTRVFAAEDGSWRVLADTRAALDASPLHRSVWVKPLPRHAVTATLRPMRRYLQTAAIGGTRAEVAELSRAVFAAGVTRVTPVGSMLDSYEGEPHDGVYALQRYSRRVSVRAGDADFRTVPCLDDLVAPPVLPPAPDAPLLGKEGVQRALAALEPRHAHLHFRSGGSTGAPALSVFTCDDYDNQMRAAADGLLAAGFDPARDRAANLFYSGGMYGSFISFFSILERLNATQFPIAAGPDHAMVAEALIAHRADTVFGMPSYLWQLLHAESDRLRAYGGIRQVFYGGEHFTTEQRRVLTEVFGVKVIRSAAYGSTDLGPLGYQCASSDGSVHHVLTDLHTLEILDPREDRPVASGQPGRLVFTSRARAGQRLERYEIGDLGRAVECTCACGSTVPRLELLGRYGDVVRVGTYFINYRRIVRALEERLAYHGEVQLSVAPGTDREQLTVRLDEQYAPDPDLTRTAVTTDVPEVASAVEEGLLSLAVQNVRRETFERTPVSGKLRTVVDLR, translated from the coding sequence GTGACCACCTCCGTAGACCACCCCGTACTCCACCTCTGGCAGGGCGAGTTCGTCGACGACGCCGAGGCCGGCCGGCGGCTCGCCGGTCTGCCCGAGCTGGCCGGGCAGGTCCTGGGCCGTCCCCTGCCCACCGACGTGGTACTCGGCGCCTGTGCCGCGGTCAGCCGTTCCCTGGCCGATCCCGCCTCCGCCCTGTACGGCCGGCTGGCCGGGCAGCTGCCCGCGGCCGAGGCCCCGGCCGTGCTGGCCGAGCTGGCGAGCGCACTGACCCGGGAGGCGCTGGAGCGTAAACTGCGGCGGGAGCTGGGCGGCCTGCGCCCGGAACGGCTGACCCGGCCGGACGCCCGCGAGACGGTGTACGAGGCCTGGGCGCCCGTCGGCCTGCTGGTGCACATCGCGCCGGGCAACGCCGCGGCCGTGGCACCGCTGAGCGTCGTGGAGGGACTGCTGGCGGGCAACCTCAACGTGCTGAAGACCAGCAGCTCCGACTCGGCCCTCGCCCTCGACGTGCTCGCCGCGCTCGGTGCGGCCGACCCGTCCGGGCTGATCGCCGAGCGCGTCGTCGCCCTGCGTTTCTCCTCCGCGCGCCGTGCGTGGCTGGAAGCGGTCTGCGGGCCGGCGGACGCGATCGCGGTGTGGGGCGGCGAGGACGCGGTGCGCGCGGCGGGCGAACTGGCCCAGCCCGGTTGTCGGTTGGTCGAGTGGGGTCACCGGATCTCCTTCGCCTACCTGACCCGGCGGGCCTCGTCCGAGGACGGGGTGCTCGACGCGCTCGCCGAAGATGTCTGCCGCTACGAACAGCAGGCGTGTTCCAGCCCACAGGTGGTGTATCTCGACACCGACGACACCGGGGAACTCTTCGCGTTCGCCGGCCGGTTCGCCGAACGGCTGGCGAAGGTGTCCGACGGACATCAGGCGCCCGCGCCGGATCCCGCCGAGCAGGCGGAGATCACCACCGTGCAGCAACTCGCCCGGCTCGAACAACACCTGGGCCTCACCCGTGTGTTCGCCGCCGAGGACGGCTCCTGGCGGGTACTGGCCGACACACGTGCCGCACTCGACGCCTCCCCGCTGCACCGCAGCGTCTGGGTCAAACCGCTCCCCCGGCACGCGGTCACCGCGACACTGCGGCCCATGCGCCGCTATCTGCAGACCGCTGCGATCGGCGGCACCCGCGCGGAAGTGGCCGAGCTCTCGCGCGCGGTGTTCGCCGCGGGCGTCACCCGCGTCACCCCGGTCGGCTCCATGCTGGACAGCTACGAGGGCGAACCGCACGACGGCGTCTACGCGTTGCAGCGCTACAGCCGCAGGGTGAGCGTGCGCGCCGGGGACGCGGACTTCCGTACGGTGCCCTGTCTGGACGACCTGGTGGCGCCACCGGTGCTGCCCCCCGCACCGGACGCGCCACTCCTGGGCAAGGAGGGCGTGCAGCGCGCGCTCGCCGCCTTGGAACCGCGCCACGCACACCTGCACTTCCGCAGCGGAGGCTCCACGGGCGCACCCGCGCTGTCGGTGTTCACCTGCGACGACTACGACAACCAGATGCGCGCCGCGGCGGACGGGCTGCTCGCGGCCGGCTTCGACCCGGCACGGGACCGGGCGGCCAACCTCTTCTACAGCGGCGGCATGTACGGGAGCTTCATCAGCTTCTTCTCCATCCTGGAACGCCTGAACGCCACCCAGTTCCCGATCGCCGCAGGCCCAGACCACGCCATGGTCGCCGAGGCGCTGATCGCCCACCGGGCCGACACCGTCTTCGGCATGCCGTCCTACCTGTGGCAGCTGCTGCACGCCGAGTCCGACCGGCTGCGCGCCTACGGCGGCATCCGCCAGGTGTTCTACGGCGGCGAGCACTTCACCACCGAACAACGCCGGGTGCTCACCGAGGTCTTCGGGGTGAAGGTGATCCGTTCCGCGGCCTACGGCAGCACCGACCTCGGCCCCCTCGGCTACCAGTGCGCGTCCTCCGACGGCTCGGTCCACCATGTGCTGACCGACCTGCACACACTGGAGATCCTGGATCCGCGGGAGGACCGGCCGGTGGCTTCGGGCCAACCGGGGCGGCTGGTGTTCACCTCCCGAGCCCGGGCCGGTCAGCGCCTGGAGCGCTACGAGATCGGTGATCTGGGACGTGCGGTGGAATGTACGTGTGCCTGCGGCAGCACCGTGCCGCGCCTGGAACTGCTCGGGCGCTACGGCGATGTGGTGCGCGTGGGCACGTACTTCATCAACTACCGGCGGATCGTACGGGCGTTGGAGGAGCGGCTCGCGTATCACGGTGAGGTGCAGCTGTCGGTGGCGCCCGGCACCGACCGGGAGCAGCTGACGGTCCGGCTCGACGAGCAGTACGCCCCCGACCCCGACCTCACACGCACCGCGGTCACCACCGACGTTCCGGAGGTGGCCTCAGCGGTGGAGGAGGGACTGCTGTCCCTTGCCGTGCAGAACGTACGGAGGGAGACCTTCGAGCGCACCCCCGTCAGCGGCAAGCTTCGCACGGTCGTCGACCTGCGCTGA
- a CDS encoding phenylacetate--CoA ligase family protein, with translation MPVQPIAELIRFARHNSPFYRDLYADLGPRVTRLTDLPVVPQADFWRANAPRDNRLLTAPLNEAVVFRSGGTTGSPKFSYYTRTEWREFTAAFGAGLVRAGLQPGHRVADLFYAGDLYASFSFVLDALHRSPVANVRLPIGGATPWESTAATLEEFQVQVVAGTPTTLCSLAERLAGANRPLPDVELLFFGGECLFGDQLPLLRDAFPNAEPRSLGYASVDAGLLGEAVPGGDPRVHRVFTPHTVVEILRDETDEPVDGNGVPGRLVVTDLRRRLMPVLRYPAGDRAEWVDRDAGVFRILGRAEEGVRVGPVSLYTEDVHDIVTAADTRGEVTGVQLVVRRRDGRDGLVLRLAVAEPRKVPAGLEESVVAAVLAERPFYASATVAGHVNPLRVEWVRHQDLAVNSRSGKLIRVVDERPHT, from the coding sequence ATGCCCGTTCAACCAATTGCGGAACTCATACGTTTCGCCCGGCACAACTCGCCTTTCTACCGCGACCTTTACGCCGACCTCGGCCCTCGCGTGACGCGTCTCACGGATCTCCCGGTGGTGCCCCAGGCCGATTTCTGGCGGGCCAACGCGCCTCGCGACAACCGGCTGCTGACCGCCCCCCTGAACGAAGCGGTCGTATTCCGCAGCGGCGGAACCACGGGCTCGCCGAAGTTCTCCTACTACACCCGCACCGAATGGCGCGAATTCACCGCCGCGTTCGGCGCCGGACTCGTCCGCGCCGGGCTGCAGCCCGGTCACCGGGTGGCGGATCTCTTCTACGCGGGCGACCTGTACGCGAGCTTCAGCTTCGTGCTCGACGCCTTGCACCGCTCCCCGGTGGCCAACGTCCGCCTGCCCATCGGCGGCGCGACGCCCTGGGAATCCACCGCGGCGACTCTGGAGGAGTTCCAGGTCCAGGTCGTCGCGGGCACCCCGACCACACTGTGCTCGCTCGCCGAACGCCTGGCCGGCGCGAACCGGCCCCTGCCGGACGTGGAGCTGCTCTTCTTCGGCGGGGAATGCCTCTTCGGAGACCAACTCCCGTTGCTTCGGGACGCGTTCCCGAATGCCGAGCCGCGCTCCCTGGGCTATGCGAGCGTCGACGCGGGGCTCCTCGGCGAGGCCGTGCCCGGTGGTGATCCGCGCGTGCACCGCGTGTTCACACCGCACACGGTGGTCGAGATCCTCCGTGACGAGACCGACGAACCCGTCGATGGCAACGGCGTGCCGGGGCGGCTGGTCGTCACCGATCTCCGCAGACGGCTCATGCCGGTGCTTCGCTATCCGGCGGGCGACCGGGCCGAGTGGGTGGACCGGGACGCGGGTGTCTTCCGTATCCTCGGGCGCGCCGAGGAGGGCGTGCGGGTCGGCCCCGTCTCCCTCTACACCGAGGACGTCCATGACATCGTCACCGCCGCTGACACCCGGGGCGAGGTGACCGGTGTGCAGCTCGTGGTGCGGCGCCGGGACGGCCGGGACGGCCTGGTGCTGCGGCTCGCGGTCGCCGAACCGCGGAAGGTGCCTGCCGGGTTGGAGGAGTCCGTCGTGGCGGCGGTCCTCGCCGAGCGGCCCTTCTACGCAAGCGCGACCGTCGCCGGGCACGTGAACCCGCTCCGCGTCGAATGGGTGCGCCATCAGGATCTCGCGGTCAACTCCCGCTCGGGCAAGCTCATCCGGGTCGTCGACGAACGGCCGCACACGTGA
- a CDS encoding acyl-protein synthase: MKPHLAPVEVPDPAALGHVQRLCDLAEPYADGPDADALFASAMAEANAWHARRSPFFAALLGEQAETPAPTVGDGVRTPLVPAAFFKRHEVLSIPRDEVFLHLTSSGTTGQKSQMFFDEWTIRSAQRMVARIFDHYGWITPEQPVNYLLYSYEPAPALRLGTSFTDNYLCDFAPARHTTHALRHTGTGHEFDVNGCIAAIQRYAEDDVPVRILGFPAFLYFTLERMRAMGLPPLRLPEGSLVVLGGGWKGHADRQIGKDAFYAEVTDRLGIPAERVRDTFGSVEHCVPYVECAHHRLHVPVWSRAAVRDTGTLRPLPYGDRGFLHLVSPYITSVPAQSVVMGDLASLHPGEECPCALSTDWFTVHGRAGVSRNRSCAVAAAELMKGMS, encoded by the coding sequence ATGAAACCCCATCTCGCCCCCGTCGAGGTCCCCGACCCGGCGGCGCTCGGCCATGTGCAACGCCTGTGCGACCTGGCGGAGCCGTACGCCGACGGCCCCGACGCCGACGCGCTGTTCGCCTCCGCCATGGCGGAGGCCAACGCCTGGCACGCCCGCCGCTCCCCCTTCTTCGCGGCCCTGCTCGGGGAGCAGGCCGAAACACCCGCTCCCACGGTCGGCGACGGCGTGCGCACCCCGCTCGTGCCCGCCGCCTTCTTCAAGCGTCATGAGGTGCTCTCGATCCCGCGCGACGAGGTGTTCCTCCACCTGACCTCCTCGGGCACAACGGGCCAGAAGTCACAGATGTTCTTCGACGAGTGGACCATCCGCTCGGCGCAGCGCATGGTGGCCCGGATCTTCGACCACTACGGCTGGATCACTCCCGAGCAGCCGGTCAACTACCTGCTCTACAGCTACGAGCCTGCTCCGGCGCTGAGACTGGGCACGTCGTTCACCGACAACTATCTGTGCGACTTCGCCCCGGCCCGGCACACCACGCATGCCCTGCGGCACACCGGCACCGGCCACGAGTTCGACGTGAACGGCTGCATCGCGGCGATCCAGCGTTACGCCGAGGACGACGTACCGGTCCGCATCCTGGGATTCCCCGCGTTCTTGTACTTCACCCTGGAGCGGATGCGGGCGATGGGGCTGCCGCCGCTGCGGCTGCCCGAGGGATCGCTGGTGGTGCTCGGCGGCGGCTGGAAGGGTCACGCCGACCGGCAGATCGGCAAGGACGCCTTCTACGCCGAGGTCACCGACCGCCTCGGGATTCCCGCGGAGCGTGTCCGCGACACGTTCGGCTCCGTCGAGCACTGTGTGCCGTACGTGGAGTGCGCCCATCACCGGCTGCACGTGCCGGTGTGGTCGCGAGCGGCCGTCCGTGACACCGGGACGCTGCGTCCACTGCCGTACGGCGATCGTGGCTTCCTGCACCTGGTCAGCCCCTACATCACCTCGGTGCCCGCGCAGAGCGTGGTGATGGGCGACCTCGCGTCGCTGCACCCCGGCGAGGAGTGTCCCTGTGCGCTGTCGACGGACTGGTTCACCGTGCACGGCCGTGCCGGAGTGAGCCGCAACCGCAGCTGCGCGGTCGCCGCCGCCGAACTGATGAAGGGAATGTCGTGA
- a CDS encoding GNAT family N-acetyltransferase: protein MNAVLSPASVQDIAELRQLYFEVYGHGYPVPLGSDPVVMRKLITDGTAYWLTARAHAGDLVGSAVVLTEPGSRIGKLVGLAVHPGHRGGGLASRLTGAVCDEAFATGLLDSVYATVRLVTEGPQQVVVRNGFRPLGLLPNAVEVEGCETLALFARYADGVLERRAPVASVPERLSALLSAASRGVGIDYTRTRPAPCRGAAAATEAEPVELIAAPAFVRRRFLELFPAPDDRFFPLHTPNAVLVAADGRFEAYADLDPVAGSCALVAVHPRPSAVAGTLEAMIASVTRAGADYVEALLPLADTEALAVFLASGFVPSAVYPAMRRVHDRLHDYVVLSRTSRQIDFRTTAVSPLLQPYLAAYLSAWTTTYLPLHEVSR, encoded by the coding sequence ATGAACGCCGTCCTCTCCCCCGCTTCCGTCCAGGACATCGCCGAGCTGCGGCAGTTGTACTTCGAGGTGTACGGGCACGGCTACCCGGTGCCGCTCGGCAGCGACCCGGTGGTCATGCGCAAGCTGATCACCGACGGCACCGCCTACTGGCTCACCGCCCGCGCCCACGCGGGCGACCTGGTCGGTTCCGCGGTCGTCCTGACCGAACCGGGCAGCCGCATCGGCAAACTGGTCGGCCTCGCGGTGCACCCCGGCCATCGCGGCGGCGGTCTGGCCTCCCGGCTGACCGGGGCGGTCTGCGACGAGGCCTTCGCCACGGGCCTGCTGGACTCGGTGTATGCCACCGTCCGCCTGGTCACCGAAGGTCCGCAGCAGGTCGTCGTACGCAACGGATTCCGGCCGCTCGGCCTGCTCCCGAACGCCGTAGAGGTCGAAGGCTGCGAGACTCTCGCCCTGTTCGCCCGCTACGCCGACGGTGTGCTGGAGCGCCGCGCACCCGTGGCGAGCGTGCCCGAGCGGCTGTCGGCGCTGCTGTCCGCCGCTTCCCGCGGCGTCGGCATCGACTACACCCGCACTCGGCCTGCCCCCTGCCGCGGTGCGGCGGCCGCCACCGAGGCCGAACCGGTCGAGCTGATCGCGGCCCCGGCCTTCGTGCGGCGCCGCTTCCTGGAGTTGTTCCCCGCACCAGACGACCGCTTCTTCCCGCTGCACACGCCCAACGCGGTCCTGGTGGCCGCCGACGGCCGCTTCGAGGCGTACGCCGATCTCGACCCGGTGGCAGGCAGTTGCGCGCTGGTCGCGGTCCATCCACGTCCGTCCGCGGTGGCGGGAACCCTGGAGGCGATGATCGCGTCGGTCACGCGGGCCGGCGCCGACTATGTCGAAGCGCTGCTGCCGCTGGCCGACACCGAGGCGCTGGCGGTGTTCCTCGCCTCGGGATTCGTACCGAGCGCGGTCTACCCCGCGATGCGCCGCGTCCACGACCGGCTCCACGACTATGTCGTGCTCTCGCGCACCAGCCGTCAGATCGACTTCCGCACCACCGCGGTCAGCCCGCTGCTCCAGCCGTACCTCGCTGCCTACCTGAGTGCCTGGACCACCACCTACCTGCCCCTTCACGAGGTGTCCCGATGA
- a CDS encoding MFS transporter: MSAAPARARRLPLVLRNPSFGRVWAGQLLTQAASRMFQVGAVWWLVGFAGGEHRGLDSGLFLMVSTVPAVALAPVIARVVARHAHRTVLASAAAVAGAVAVTAAALACAGALPMAAAYAVGLVLAGCQAVFDPCLTTSVPELVEDADIESATGFELSTQSVAGLSGGLLGPLVVDAGALAGVTAVCGAAYLLAALLIGSTRFPHREAGDGPAPERRSLRRVLAGLPFIRRVLVCFAAANVFTTAVYVVMPLYTREVLHATGSTVASLETALGAGTLVGTFIGGRLPGRPVTVSSVCLMVMAAAFGLPGLFPGHAVALVSMAVIGWSLGVIGVRFVALCQRMVPADDKPAFFAVMQALLGATFPVSSLVFGALGDQLTARTLCLAQGAGLVPVALTLWWLGSRAHVAEQRGPDAPAPVPAGEAS, translated from the coding sequence GTGAGCGCGGCGCCTGCGCGCGCTCGGCGCCTGCCGCTTGTCCTGCGCAATCCGTCGTTCGGCAGGGTCTGGGCCGGTCAGCTCCTCACCCAGGCGGCGAGCCGTATGTTCCAGGTCGGCGCGGTCTGGTGGCTCGTCGGGTTCGCGGGCGGCGAGCACCGCGGGCTCGACTCGGGCCTGTTCCTCATGGTGAGCACCGTGCCCGCGGTGGCACTCGCCCCGGTGATCGCCCGCGTCGTCGCACGGCACGCGCACCGCACGGTGCTGGCGAGCGCGGCGGCTGTCGCGGGTGCGGTGGCCGTGACGGCCGCCGCCCTGGCCTGCGCCGGGGCTCTTCCCATGGCCGCCGCCTACGCGGTGGGGCTGGTGCTGGCCGGCTGTCAGGCGGTCTTCGATCCCTGTCTGACCACCTCGGTGCCGGAACTCGTCGAGGACGCCGATATCGAGTCGGCCACCGGCTTCGAACTGTCCACCCAGTCCGTCGCCGGACTGTCCGGGGGCCTGCTCGGTCCCCTCGTGGTAGACGCGGGCGCACTGGCCGGCGTGACCGCCGTCTGCGGCGCCGCGTACCTGCTCGCTGCCCTGCTGATCGGCTCCACGCGCTTTCCGCACCGTGAGGCCGGAGACGGCCCGGCCCCGGAGCGGCGCTCGCTGCGCCGGGTACTGGCCGGTCTGCCGTTCATCCGTCGCGTGCTGGTCTGCTTCGCCGCCGCCAACGTCTTCACCACCGCCGTCTACGTCGTCATGCCGCTGTACACCCGGGAGGTGCTGCACGCGACCGGGTCGACCGTCGCCTCACTGGAGACGGCCCTCGGTGCGGGCACCCTGGTAGGCACGTTCATCGGCGGGCGTCTGCCCGGCCGTCCGGTCACCGTCAGCAGTGTGTGCCTGATGGTGATGGCCGCGGCCTTCGGACTGCCAGGGCTGTTCCCCGGCCACGCGGTGGCGCTCGTCTCGATGGCCGTCATCGGCTGGAGCCTCGGTGTCATCGGCGTGCGTTTCGTAGCGCTGTGCCAGCGGATGGTGCCCGCTGACGACAAACCGGCCTTTTTCGCGGTCATGCAGGCACTGCTGGGTGCCACGTTCCCGGTGTCCTCGCTCGTCTTCGGCGCGCTGGGCGACCAGCTGACCGCCCGGACGCTGTGCCTGGCGCAGGGCGCGGGGCTCGTGCCGGTCGCGCTGACGCTGTGGTGGCTCGGCAGCCGCGCGCACGTCGCTGAGCAGCGCGGGCCGGACGCACCGGCGCCAGTACCCGCGGGAGAGGCCTCATGA
- a CDS encoding sigma-70 family RNA polymerase sigma factor yields the protein MSTQDAMETAALVTAAREGDTQAQDALVNAYLTLVYNIVGRALNGSVDVDDVVQETMLRALDGLGGLRTPERFRSWLVAIAMNQVREYRQNRLSAPGGVEEAEDLADPGADFVDLTVVQLQLTGQRLETARATRWLEPDDQELLSLWWLECAGELTRAEVAAALELSPQHAAVRVQRMKAQLEAARVVVRALDARPRCEELRIVLASWDGRPSALWRKRIARHARGCTRCSGLWSGLMPAEGLLAGLALIAASPALLAVVSSGPGKLAPAGAAARLYIPGGGAGSGPGTGRRGVRDRTGSRSQSRRRRRMRRRAVGGAVVAACVAGGGLWYFGTDSGADGANAGRGSAVPVVDLSTPSAEGGSPSPSLTPSPSATKRKKASATKSASPAEKRTPAAPRSTHRTPAASNPPQTQPDPTNVADQVVALVNKERSAAGCGPLTENPQLQKAAQGHSDDMAARHFFDHTNPDGADPGQRITAAGYQWSTYGENIAQGQQTAAAVMESWMNSPGHRANILNCSFKDIGVGVHKGDGGPWWTQDFGAKM from the coding sequence ATGAGCACGCAGGACGCGATGGAGACGGCGGCACTGGTCACGGCCGCCCGAGAGGGCGACACACAGGCACAGGACGCCTTGGTCAACGCGTACCTCACCCTGGTCTACAACATCGTGGGCCGAGCGCTGAACGGCTCGGTGGATGTCGACGACGTGGTGCAGGAGACCATGCTGCGGGCCCTGGACGGGCTGGGCGGACTGCGCACCCCCGAGCGTTTCCGCTCCTGGCTGGTGGCCATCGCGATGAACCAGGTCCGGGAGTACCGGCAGAATCGTCTCTCCGCCCCGGGCGGAGTGGAGGAGGCCGAGGACCTGGCCGATCCGGGTGCCGACTTCGTCGATCTGACCGTCGTCCAGCTCCAGCTCACGGGGCAGCGCCTGGAGACGGCGCGGGCGACACGCTGGCTGGAGCCTGACGACCAGGAACTGCTGTCCCTGTGGTGGCTGGAGTGCGCCGGCGAGCTCACGCGGGCCGAGGTCGCCGCGGCTCTGGAACTCTCGCCTCAGCACGCAGCGGTCCGGGTCCAGCGGATGAAGGCACAGTTGGAAGCGGCCCGCGTGGTGGTACGAGCGCTCGACGCACGCCCGCGGTGTGAGGAACTCCGGATCGTGCTGGCCTCCTGGGACGGCAGGCCTTCGGCTCTGTGGCGCAAGCGAATAGCCCGGCACGCGCGCGGCTGCACGCGCTGCAGTGGGTTGTGGAGCGGACTGATGCCCGCAGAGGGGCTGCTGGCCGGTCTGGCACTGATAGCGGCGTCACCCGCACTGCTTGCCGTGGTTTCCTCTGGTCCGGGAAAGCTTGCCCCGGCTGGCGCTGCGGCACGACTCTACATACCGGGGGGTGGCGCGGGATCGGGCCCGGGCACAGGACGGCGTGGCGTACGGGACCGGACCGGCTCGCGCAGTCAGTCCCGTCGGCGTCGGCGCATGCGCCGACGGGCCGTCGGTGGCGCCGTCGTTGCGGCCTGTGTGGCGGGAGGCGGTCTGTGGTACTTCGGTACCGACTCCGGCGCCGACGGCGCGAACGCCGGGCGAGGTTCAGCCGTACCCGTCGTGGACCTCTCCACGCCCAGCGCCGAGGGCGGATCGCCGTCGCCCTCGCTTACTCCGTCCCCGTCCGCAACGAAGCGGAAGAAGGCGAGCGCCACCAAGTCGGCGAGCCCTGCCGAAAAGCGCACACCTGCAGCCCCCCGATCCACCCACCGGACTCCCGCCGCCTCAAACCCACCGCAGACTCAACCCGATCCGACCAACGTCGCGGACCAGGTAGTTGCGCTGGTGAACAAGGAACGGTCAGCCGCCGGCTGCGGCCCGCTCACCGAGAACCCGCAACTGCAGAAGGCGGCCCAGGGCCACTCCGACGACATGGCCGCACGCCACTTCTTCGACCACACCAACCCGGACGGCGCGGATCCCGGGCAGCGCATCACCGCCGCCGGATACCAGTGGTCCACATATGGCGAGAACATTGCCCAGGGCCAGCAGACCGCCGCAGCCGTCATGGAGTCCTGGATGAACAGCCCCGGCCACCGGGCGAACATCCTCAACTGCTCCTTCAAGGACATCGGCGTCGGCGTGCACAAGGGAGACGGCGGTCCCTGGTGGACGCAGGACTTCGGCGCCAAGATGTGA
- a CDS encoding TetR/AcrR family transcriptional regulator codes for MAVLAEQDSGSAARILAAARQLVLKREGKGLTIAEIAESAHVAKGTVHPHWSTREDLLVGLFARNFLAVPDDFIEMITASPDDSRPSRSRSSARLGSVCW; via the coding sequence ATGGCGGTACTGGCCGAACAGGATTCCGGCAGCGCGGCGCGCATTCTGGCCGCGGCGCGGCAACTGGTGCTCAAGCGCGAAGGCAAGGGGCTGACCATCGCGGAGATCGCGGAGAGTGCGCACGTCGCCAAGGGCACCGTGCACCCGCACTGGAGCACCCGCGAGGACCTGCTGGTGGGCCTGTTCGCCAGGAACTTCCTCGCCGTGCCCGACGACTTCATCGAAATGATCACCGCCAGTCCCGACGACAGCCGTCCCAGCCGGAGCCGTTCGTCCGCGCGGCTCGGCAGCGTGTGCTGGTAG
- a CDS encoding DUF6294 family protein, whose amino-acid sequence MTALRRLARLTATMAAILAAVLVFPTPASAATGSNAVRSGMSTGSRTGLADDTYKWFSWGDLKVGDCHQTGGYLRLYADGRLTFSARTWTDFTLSGDVWHARFELKNPAGQSLFTTSTYDSPTMWASKRHDWTANGTYEPSVYGATARVTQWASC is encoded by the coding sequence ATGACCGCTCTTCGACGCCTCGCCCGGCTCACGGCCACGATGGCCGCCATCCTCGCCGCGGTGCTGGTCTTCCCCACGCCGGCGTCGGCCGCCACCGGCAGCAACGCTGTTCGTTCGGGCATGTCGACCGGATCCCGGACCGGGCTCGCGGACGATACGTACAAGTGGTTCAGCTGGGGGGACCTCAAGGTCGGTGACTGCCATCAGACCGGCGGGTACCTGCGGCTGTACGCGGATGGCCGTCTCACGTTCAGCGCGCGGACCTGGACGGACTTCACCCTCAGCGGCGACGTGTGGCATGCACGCTTCGAACTGAAGAACCCAGCAGGTCAGAGCCTGTTCACCACATCCACCTACGACAGCCCGACCATGTGGGCGAGCAAGAGGCACGACTGGACAGCCAATGGCACCTACGAGCCGAGCGTCTACGGCGCCACGGCCAGGGTGACCCAGTGGGCCTCCTGCTGA